A window of Etheostoma spectabile isolate EspeVRDwgs_2016 chromosome 18, UIUC_Espe_1.0, whole genome shotgun sequence contains these coding sequences:
- the tmem63a gene encoding LOW QUALITY PROTEIN: CSC1-like protein 1 (The sequence of the model RefSeq protein was modified relative to this genomic sequence to represent the inferred CDS: inserted 1 base in 1 codon) produces MSSMWWDELLDTNGTSTDNISCYNSKQSTVLTGVPFGGVPVVLLLDFSVFLVLLIVFSIIRRKFWDYGRLALVSDNEGFTESIRRRYGRMSSLVSSMDDPEYELRCCSWLPYILRMDKEKIKARCGLDAVHYLSFQRHLIALLSVITVASLAVILPVNMTGELLDNNPQSFGRTTVGNLQTGNHLLWLHTVFAVLYLILTVVVLRRHTSQMKGMRRETTRNTLFVCSVPKTATEEDVKTHFTEAYPSCQVRAVTLGYNVAKLIHLDKERMRAGKNLRYYEHALEKTGTRELINTRLCGHLSCCSHSEVDAIEYYSTIEKDLLEEVRKQTELVXTGPLGMAFVTLQTEAMAHYILRDFNALECGGKSCCCGRLPQPSSNSGALKVNKWNVSYAPHPRNVYWENLSVRGFHWFMRYVALNFFLFILLTFLTTPTIIINTMDKWNVTMPIYYLNSPIISQFFPTLLLWSFSTLLPTIVYYSTIGEAHWSRSSEQLSMMRKLYFFLLFMVLILPSLGLTSLAFFFRWLFAEKFLEDGKLRFECVFLPDQGAFFVNYVITAALVGSGMELLRLPGLLLYIIRLAFARSAAERKYVKQNQAYEFEYGATYGWSLCVFTVIMAYSIICPIIVPFGLLYMMLKHLVDKHNLYFAYLPARLDHQVHLGAVNQALAAPIICLIWLYFFSVLRAGFWTSTSLFTLVVLCITVFICISYTCFGHFKYLSPHNYAVKEEDEDTVEGVEENTKVYLPRVLNPKSPAVGQQDSKHQQSYGSTEGSPVHSASPVADRVSDG; encoded by the exons GAGTTGCTGGACACCAATGGTACCTCCACGGACAACATAAGCTGCTACAACTCCAAACAGAGCACCGTTCTCACAGGAGTCCCCTTTGGAGGAGTGCCAGTTGTGCTACTGCTCGATTTCTCGGTCTTTCTG GTGTTGCTGATTGTCTTCTCTATTATCAGGAGGAAGTTCTGGGACTATGGGCGTCTGGCATTAGTTTCAGATAACGAAGG GTTCACCGAGTCAATACGCCGTCGCTATGGACGCATGTCATCCTTAGTGTCCAGCATGGATGACCCTGAGTATGAATTA AGGTGCTGCTCTTGGCTTCCCTACATCCTCAGAATGGA taaggaaaaaataaaagccagatGTGGCTTGGATGCTGTTCACTACCTGTCCTTCCAGCGTCATCTGATCGCCCTGCTGTCGGTTATAACTGTCGCCTCCCTTGCAGTCATACTGCCAGTCAACATGACAGGAGAACTGCTTG ataaTAATCCACAAAGTTTTGGAAGGACTACTGTTGGGAATCTTCAAACTGG AAACCACTTGTTATGGCTGCATACAGTGTTTGCAGTTTTGTACCTGATCCTGACAGTTGTTGTGCTGCGGCGTCACACATCACAAATGAAAGGCATGCGCAGAGAGACG ACCAGAAacactttgtttgtgtgttcagtTCCTAAAACAGCAACCGAGGAAGATGTAAAGACCCATTTCAC agAGGCGTACCCTTCCTGTCAAGTGCGTGCTGTGACCCTGGGCTATAACGTGGCAAAGCTCATACACCTTGATAAGGAAAG AATGCGAGCAGGAAAAAACCTGCGCTACTACGAGCATGCCCTAGAGAAAACAGGGACGCGTGAGTTGATTAACACCCGTTTGTGTGGTCACCTCTCTTGCTGCTCCCACTCAGAG GTTGATGCCATAGAGTACTACAGTACTATAGAAAAAGACCTGCTGGAAGAAGTGAGGAAGCAGACAGAACTGG CCACAGGCCCCCTGGGGATGGCCTTCGTCACCTTGCAGACTGAGGCTATGGCCCATTA TATTCTGAGAGACTTCAATGCACTCGAGTGTGGTGGGAAAAGCTGCTGTTGTGGGAGGCTGCCCCAACCTTCATCCAACAGTGGAGCTCTGAAAGTAAACAAGTGGAACGTCAGCTATGCACCCCATCCCAGAAATGTGTATTG GGAAAATCTCTCAGTGCGGGGCTTTCACTGGTTCATGCGCTATGTTGCGCTTAACTTCTTCCTTTTCATCCTACTCACCTTCCTCACCACTCCCACCATCATTATCAACACCATGGATAAGTGGAACGTGACTATGCCCATCTACTATCTCAAT AGTCCTATCATCAGTCAGTTCTTCCCCACTCTCCTGCTGTGGTCCTTCTCTACGTTGCTGCCTACCATAGTTTACTATTCTACAATAGGAGAGGCGCACTGGAGCAG GTCCAGTGAGCAGCTGAGCATGATGCGTAAGCTGTacttcttcctgctcttcatGGTGCTAATCCTCCCCTCACTAGGACTCACCAG tcttgcttttttttttcgctGGCTATTTGCTGAAAAGTTTCTTGAAGATGGAAAACTGAGGTTTGA GTGTGTGTTCTTACCTGATCAAGGAGCCTTTTTTGTCAACTATGTGATCACAGCAGCCCTGGTGGGCTCTGGGATGGAGTTGCTGCGGTTGCCAGGATTACTGCTTTACATCATTCGTTTGGCGTTTGCTCGCTCTGCGGCTGAAAGGAAATATGTCAAACAG AACCAGGCCTATGAGTTTGAATATGGAGCCACGTATGGCTGGTCCCTATGTGTCTTCACCGTAATTATGGCTTACAGCATCATATGTCCTATTATTGTGCCTTTTG GTCTCCTGTACATGATGCTCAAGCACCTGGTGGACAAACACAACCTGTACTTTGCCTACCTGCCTGCTCGCCTAGACCACCAGGTCCACCTGGGAGCTGTCAATCAAGCTCTGGCCGCGCCCATCATCTGCTTAATATGGCTGTACTTCTTTTCTGTCCTCAGAGCAG gtttCTGGACTTCTACATCTCTATTCACACTGGTGGTCCTGTGTATCACCGTCTTCATCTGCATCAGCTACACATGCTTTGGCCATTTCAAGTACCTCAGTCCACACAATTATGCG GtgaaagaggaggatgaggatacAGTAGAGGGAGTGGAAGAAAACACCAAG GTCTACCTTCCTAGAGTGCTTAATCCCAAATCACCTGCTGTAGGACAGCAGGACTCTAAACATCAGCAGTCTTACGGCTCTACAGAGGGCAGCCCGGTCCACAGCGCCAGTCCAGTGGCAGACCGCGTGTCAGATGGCTGA